In a genomic window of Erinaceus europaeus chromosome 12, mEriEur2.1, whole genome shotgun sequence:
- the RPL23 gene encoding large ribosomal subunit protein uL14 translates to MSKRGRGGSSGAKFRISLGLPVGAVINCADNTGAKNLYIISVKGIKGRLNRLPAAGVGDMVMATVKKGKPELRKKVHPAVVIRQRKSYRRKDGVFLYFEDNAGVIVNNKGEMKGSAITGPVAKECADLWPRIASNAGSIA, encoded by the exons ATGTCGAAGCGAG GACGTGGTGGGTCCTCTGGGGCCAAATTCCGCATTTCCTTGGGGCTTCCGGTCGGCGCCGTGATCAACTGTGCTGACAACACAG GAGCCAAAAATTTATATATCATCTCCGTGAAGGGTATCAAAGGACGACTGAACAGGCTTCCTGCTGCTGGTGTGGGTGACATGGTGATGGCCACAGTCAAAAAAGGCAAACCAGAGCTCAGAAAGAAGG tacatCCAGCGGTGGTAATTCGACAACGAAAGTCATACCGGAGAAAAGATGgtgtatttctatattttgaagacAATGCGGGGGTCATTGTAAACAATAAAGGGGAAATGAAAG GTTCTGCCATCACAGGACCAGTTGCAAAGGAGTGTGCAGACTTATGGCCCAGGATTGCATCCAATGCTGGCAGTATTGCATGA
- the SPMAP1 gene encoding sperm microtubule associated protein 1, which produces MAHLCECPLRLQKGFILDGVAVSNMARNYEHLKPKVWSAIPPYNPQQDRHAHRYFRSRVIPPVLRRTEQDHGGTGRDGWIVDYFHIFGQEQRYINRRNWAGAGHSLQQVSGHDYYNSDLKPINGFNGQFGYRRNTPALRQRTSVFGEVTQFPLF; this is translated from the exons ATGGCGCACCTGTGCGAGTGTCCTTTGCGTCTCCAAAAGGGTTTCATCTTGGACGGGGTGGCCGTGAGCAACATGGCTCGCAACTACGAGCATTTGAAACCCAAGGTGTGGTCTGCGATCCCTCCCTACAACCCGCAGCAGGACCGCCACGCCCACCGCTACTTTCGGAGCCGAGTGATTCCTCCCGTGCTGCGGAGAACAGAGCAG GATCATGGTGGTACAGGAAGGGATGGCTGGATTGTGGATTACTTCCACATCTTTGGACAAGAACAGAGATATATCAACAGGAGAAACTGGGCAGGGGCAG gacattccctccagcaggtgtCTGGGCATGACTACTACAATTCTGATCTGAAACCCATCAATGGATTCAACGGTCAATTTGGCTATCGCCGGAACACCCCAGCTCTCCGCCAGCGCACCTCTGTCTTTGGTGAGGTCACCCAATTCCCTCTCTTCTAG